From the genome of Nicotiana sylvestris chromosome 2, ASM39365v2, whole genome shotgun sequence, one region includes:
- the LOC104210274 gene encoding uncharacterized protein yields MANAASVSTSSKGRWSNLSKYASRIYFVLIFLQVPLFRVPCRSGMCSTPMQVTSSQLISSEIFPLPLVKAMLYPGAVANGLITSRTVPSWDNLLNIYNLTDVKNASAVTDLQRLEVLAGSYFSVAGALIGILKPGRMSMFGTLLVVWGLIKEGILNKPTKVDPAKAVYVYPTMLLALVCSFLSVKYDIKKVTRGAPARPVAKPLKSSSKAKLK; encoded by the exons ATGGCGAACGCTGCATCAGTTTCAACATCATCAAAAGGAAGATGGAGCAACCTCTCCAAATACGCTTCTAGAATTTATTTTGTCCTCATCTTCCTTCAGGTCCCTTTGTTCAG GGTGCCATGCAGATCTGGTATGTGCTCAACACCTATGCAGGTCACATCTTCCCAGTTGATTTCCAGTGAGATCTTTCCTCTACCATTAGTGAAGGCCATGCTCTATCCTGGTGCAGTTGCTAATGGCTTAATCACAAGCAGGACTGTTCCAAGCTGGGATAATCTGCTTAACATCTACAACCTGACTGATGTGAAGAATGCATCAGCTGTAACTGACCTACAGCGCTTGGAG GTTCTTGCCGGAAGCTATTTCTCTGTGGCTGGAGCTCTTATTGGTATTTTAAAACCTGGAAGGATGAGCATGTTTGGCACACTACTTGTTGTTTGGGGCCTTATTAAGGAAGGGATACTTAACAAGCCGACAAAAGTGGATCCTGCAAAGGCAGTGTATGTCTACCCAACAATGTTACTAGCCTTGGTTTGTTCTTTCCTGTCTGTCAAGTATGATATAAAAAAAGTGACAAGAGGTGCCCCAGCAAGACCTGTTGCAAAACCTCTCAAAAGTTCTTCAAAAGCAAAGCTGAAATGA